The DNA region TTCAACAAAAGTATCTACAGTCACAACTCCGCGTATACGTTCAACGAGAAGTTCCATGTCAAATGGTTTTAGCACATAATATAATGCACCAAGATCTAACGCACGTTTTGTTACTGCATCTTGTCCAAATGCAGTTAACATAATAACACGAGGAAGAACAGGTACATCACTTTGTCGGAGTCTCTCTAAAACACCAATCCCATCTAATACAGGCATAATAATATCAAGTATCACTATATCTAGTTGTTCATCTTCAATCAATGATAGTGCTTCTTGACCATTAAATGCCGTACCTACTACTTCCATATCATGTTCTTCGCCAAGATACTCTGTCAATAATTCTGCAAATTCACGGTTATCATCCGCGATTAAGATGCGGGTTTTTTCCACGGGACATCCTCCTTACTTCTGTATATATAGTATTCGCCATCAAATGTTCACGTCCTTTATGTTTTGAATAAATACTTTCCGACTAATTTTGACAAAGCGCGTTGCAATCAATCATATGTATACTGGTATCGATACGTTTATCGTATCGATACCAGCCTGAAACAATCGAGATATACCTTATGCAGCAGAGTTAAAGCCGCGTGTAAGCCGTCCTAATTGTTTTGTGTTTAAGCCGAGATTACGTAACATCCACTGTGCATATACACCGTACCCTTGAGTGGGATCACTAACAAAAACATGCGTTACAGCACCTACCAATTTACCATCTTGCAAAATAGGACTGCCACTCATTCCCTGAACGATACCACCTGTCTCTTCCAATAACTTTGGATCTGTCACGCGAATAATCATACCTTTAACTTCTGCACTTGACTGTTTATTAGCTTTTACTATGAGCACATTAAAGGCCTCTACTTTTTGTCCATGGACAACAGTTAAAATTTTTGCAGTTCCAGGATGAACCTCTTCTGGGCGAGCAACCGGAACCAACTGATTGGAAAACCCATGATCAGGACTAACCTTCATGAAGCCAAAGACTCCAAAATCAGTATTGCGAATAATCGTTCCTAAAATAAGATTTTCATTAACAAACAGGCCGCGTTTCTCACCAGGTTGTCCACTTTCACCACGATCAATGGACGTAACCGCTGCATGAACGATTTGGCCATGACCTTCAATCGGTTCTCCTGTATCTACATCAGTAATGACATGACCTAATGCTCCAAATCCATGATTGCCAGGAACATAAAATGTCAGCGTTCCAACACCAGAAGCAGAATCGCGAATATAAAGACCTATTCGATAAGTGCCAGTTTCATCATCTAATACCGGACGTACCTTCACTGAATATGTGTGACCTTTACGATGAAACCCAAATGTTAGTTGTTTTTTATTTTCCCCAGCAACTTCAACCAATTTCGATACCTGTTGTACGCTTCTTACAGAAATTCCATTTACAGAATCAATGACATCACCGACGTGCAAATCCGCCTTTTCCCCAGGACTCAGAGATTCTTTTCCTTCATGGACTAAGTGATAACCAACAACTAATATTCCTGAAGCATGCAATTTGATACCAATCGATTGACCTCCTGGTATTACATATACCCGATGATCCTGATTTGCCTGAACAGAGGAAGAAAAAAACCAATTCCAAGGAAAGCTTGTGTTAACCATCTGTCCACCTGATTGTCCTTCTGTAGCCTCCTGTGTCATTTCGTGATGAATTTCAGACGGTTGTTCAGAAGCATGTGCAATTGAACATGAAGTTATCGTTGAAAAAAAAGTGAAGGTGCTAAACATAGCACTAAAGATCCGCAAGCTCCATCGATTCACCCGGTTTGCCTCCCCTCATTGAAGTGCATCTCGTTGCTTCTATAATGCCCTTCGAGGGTCAAAGCAATGTTGTACAAAAGATGCCACAATGCTGCAAGTTCCGGAGAGGGATGAAACTTTTGCTTTATTTTCAATGTCTTACTTTGATGCAAGAGCAGGTGGGTTCCAACTCAGCATTTCTTTAGCTTGATTGCGTGTCGTTTCCGTGACATTTTCCCCGCCAATCATTTTAGCTATTTCGTCCACCCGTTCTTGGAATGTTAACTGTTTTACATGGGTGAACGTCCGCCCATCATCCATTTCTTTTGATATGGCTAAGTGATGTGTCGCAAGACTTGCCATTTGCGCCATATGTGTAACCGTGAGTACCTGATGTTTTTGTGCTATATGTGCAATACGCTCTGCTACTGCTTGAGCAGCCCGTCCTGAAATACCAGTATCAATTTCATCAAAAATAAGTGTGGGTACAGGTGAGCATTCACTTAATACATGTACAATGGCTAGCATAACACGCGATAATTCACCGCCAGAAGCGATCTTAGCAAGTGGCTTTAATGCTTCCCCTTGATTTGCACTCATCATGATTTCAACATCGTCCATACCTGATGCAGTTGGTTTTGTCTGTATAAACTGAAGATGCAATTGAACCTTAGGCATCAATAAAAATCCTAATTCCTTTGCCAATGCTTGTTCAAGATTGTGAGCAACATGAAGGCGCAGATCAGATAAACGTTTCCCCGACTCCTCCACCTTTTTCGCAAATTGATCTACCTTTGCTTGCAAAGCAGCTAACGTTTCATCATGGTGTACTAATTGATCACATTCACGATCTATCTCTGCATAAAACGCAAGAACATCTTCTGTATTTTCCCCGTATTTTCTAAATAAGTGCATCAACGTCATTAGACGATCCTCAACAAATTGTAAGCGTAGGGGATCTGAATCAATACTCGATAGGTAATGCCGAGAGAATTCAATTGCCTCAGCAAGATTGACCTGAGCAGTTTGTAAATAGTCGTGAAGTTCGGTTAAGCCAGTATCATAATGTACTGCATTTGCTACATTGTGTGAGAGACGATACACCTCATCTGCAATGGCAGAGGAACGCGCGTCACCTTCATACAATTTTTGATATACTTCATCCACTATTGTGCGCAGTTTTTCACTGTGCTGCAATTTTATTTGTTCGTCTCGCAATGCTTCTTCTTCTCCACTTTTCAAATCAGCAGATGCAATTTCATTTTTTTGAAATAATAATAAATCAAGTTGCTGAGCGCGTTCACGTTGTGATATTTCCATTTTTTGTAATTGTTTAAAATAGTCATTATACGTGTTATACACATCTCTATACTCTAGTTTTGCAGCAAGTACATCTTCGCCCCCATAAGCATCAAGCAAGCTTAAATGCTCCTCTTTACGCATCAAGGCAATGCTATCATGCTGACCATGCTGATGTATGCACAATCGCCCAACTTCACGTAAAAATTGCACAGTCACAATCCTACCGTTCACTCTGGCAGTAGTTTTTCCTCCAGATAAAAGTTCACGAGTCAGTACGAGTTGTTCTTCCTCTAACTCAATGCCTTCTTTCGCACAGAGCAAACGAATGGAAGAAGCAGATGCCTCTTCAATGTCAAAAACCCCCTGCACAATGGCCTTAGTTGCTCCTGAGCGAACCAATTCAGCACTTGCGCGAAAACCCAATAATAATCCGACAGCATCTAATAAGATGGATTTCCCTGCACCCGT from Sulfoacidibacillus ferrooxidans includes:
- the spoIVB gene encoding SpoIVB peptidase; translation: MNRWSLRIFSAMFSTFTFFSTITSCSIAHASEQPSEIHHEMTQEATEGQSGGQMVNTSFPWNWFFSSSVQANQDHRVYVIPGGQSIGIKLHASGILVVGYHLVHEGKESLSPGEKADLHVGDVIDSVNGISVRSVQQVSKLVEVAGENKKQLTFGFHRKGHTYSVKVRPVLDDETGTYRIGLYIRDSASGVGTLTFYVPGNHGFGALGHVITDVDTGEPIEGHGQIVHAAVTSIDRGESGQPGEKRGLFVNENLILGTIIRNTDFGVFGFMKVSPDHGFSNQLVPVARPEEVHPGTAKILTVVHGQKVEAFNVLIVKANKQSSAEVKGMIIRVTDPKLLEETGGIVQGMSGSPILQDGKLVGAVTHVFVSDPTQGYGVYAQWMLRNLGLNTKQLGRLTRGFNSAA
- the recN gene encoding DNA repair protein RecN, producing MLRTLYVQNIALIERLELDIHPGFTALTGETGAGKSILLDAVGLLLGFRASAELVRSGATKAIVQGVFDIEEASASSIRLLCAKEGIELEEEQLVLTRELLSGGKTTARVNGRIVTVQFLREVGRLCIHQHGQHDSIALMRKEEHLSLLDAYGGEDVLAAKLEYRDVYNTYNDYFKQLQKMEISQRERAQQLDLLLFQKNEIASADLKSGEEEALRDEQIKLQHSEKLRTIVDEVYQKLYEGDARSSAIADEVYRLSHNVANAVHYDTGLTELHDYLQTAQVNLAEAIEFSRHYLSSIDSDPLRLQFVEDRLMTLMHLFRKYGENTEDVLAFYAEIDRECDQLVHHDETLAALQAKVDQFAKKVEESGKRLSDLRLHVAHNLEQALAKELGFLLMPKVQLHLQFIQTKPTASGMDDVEIMMSANQGEALKPLAKIASGGELSRVMLAIVHVLSECSPVPTLIFDEIDTGISGRAAQAVAERIAHIAQKHQVLTVTHMAQMASLATHHLAISKEMDDGRTFTHVKQLTFQERVDEIAKMIGGENVTETTRNQAKEMLSWNPPALASK